A stretch of DNA from Glycine max cultivar Williams 82 chromosome 18, Glycine_max_v4.0, whole genome shotgun sequence:
ATTCAGGTTAGGGGTTGGGGATGAGATTCTCAATACCCACCCCGAACCTGTTCCCGAACCCGTcccactaataattaatatatataacacattgaaatatgaaactattagattgaattttatattagtGTTGGAttgaaatttatgttttatttaaaattatattttttattttatgaaaaattatatttttttaataaaattttataaaaatgtcaaGGGCGGGACAGGGCGGGGAAAACCCGATCCCCGTCGGGGACGGGGATGGGGTGTAAATATACACCTCCGTCGATTTCGGGGGCGGGGGTGGGGTAAACAAAACCCGGCCCCGACCCGCCCCGTTGCCATGCCTAGTCTGATGTATGTTTAACTTCAAAACTTTTCATAAGATATGTACTATTCAAGCAAAGCACATTGCATTATAGACTAAGATTCTTTGTTTGTTAAATCAAACCAATTAAGGGTGTCGAATTCATCCTTTGTCCTAACATACTGCAAACAAAACCAACATTCAAATGCTTTTAAACATTATAATTGTTGAATCCACGTCTTTGGTTTTAATTCTAACAAACCATTAGAATGTAAATTGTAAGGATGATGGGTTTTGTGTGATGATTAACATTCTACTCAAGTTTTTTCAATGTTCAACTTATTAAGAAGCAGATATGTTCATGCATTCTAAGGTGCTCAGAAAAGTTGTCTCAGAacatctataaaaaataaagaacttaGAAGATTCCTTGAAGCCTATATGCATGATGAAGAATGCTTCCCTTTGAGTACTAAGTTTTTGGCAAAGCACAACACAACAAACTCTTGCACAGAAGACACATCAAAGGCTACAATGAGAGAGTATCCAACATCAGAATAAAGTTGTATCATAGTCTACATTAGAATGATGTAGAACTTGACTTTGAAGACTGAACTTCATAATGGGGTTTAGAATGGTTCAAAATACATCTCAAAGACAACATCAATTCTTCCATACGCTGCCACATATACAAAGGGCACATCAGAAGACTGAAGTTGACTGCATCTCACTTTCCATATGATACCACACACATTAAGGGCACATAAGAAATTGAATACTAACTAcaatgaacaatgcaaccaagttgaaagttgaatttGTTCATGAAAAAATCTGATGAGGAACATCAGAATGGATGATTGAAGATATTATGTAATCTAACCTTGGACAAAACATTAACACACCAACAATTGTAACTTCACTTGGTCATCATGAAGTAATCTACCTCATAAAACTTTGAGCTGTGAAGATGTGTTAAGAGTGATGAAGCTAACTTCACTTGGTCTTCATGAAGTAATCTACCTCATAAAACTTTGAGCTGTGAAGATGTGTTAAGAGTGATGAAGCTGTGCAACTTTAGAAATACATATTAGTTGAAGTTCATCAAAAGGATTTGTTACCAGTATGGATCCTTTCTTAGCTATCATCATAATCTCCATTCTGATGTAACTTTGGAATACTCATCAAAATGGGAACCTTCAAATGACTTTGCAAGCTGTCATGAGTTGATagtgtcactttttttttcttcttccagaAGTCTATTAGATAATTGGGCTCCACTTCAAAGGTCCTCTTTGGAGCATTAAGAGGTCACCAAGGAGCATCATGAAGTCAAGTTAAGGTTTTCCAAGAGAGAAAAACTCGAGCTAAGATCTTTGTGTTAGTAATCTGTCATTGTTGTTTCAACCTACTCATTAAAGAGTGACCcacttttgtaaaagtttgtaaGTTATGATAGATCTAAGATAAAAGTGAGATATTATAATTTCCTAAGTGGAAACTCTCTTCGGAGGTGAAATCTATATATGTGCATTTAAAACATATAGACTTTTTGTTGTTAAAAGTCTAGCAAGTGGCGGACAAAGGTTGTAACTAGTGATGTAGCCGGTCTAACAATGACTAGGTATGAAATCTAGTGGAGTTGTTgacaagttgattttttttatttattttaaaatacgaTTTTCTAATAGTTTGAAACAGTCAAAGTCAAGTCAATAAAAAGTTTAAACAGTTTTTAAagcaattaatgaatttttaatttttttattgacttgatTATGATAGTTTTTAATCATCAGAAGtgaactttaaaatataaaattaaattttgatgataaaaaattgtcacaaattacaaatttcttattttatgtgTGACTTGTACTGTACAAAAGGATTTAAGAGagcattttataaatttcaaggactaaaaaaaataacttcaacattgaaagactaaaaaaaaaatactcaacttTAATGACTAAAAACATAAGCCTATAATAGATTTAATTGTTATACACTGTTACTTTGAAATTTCTTTACACGGTCATCAATCATAATTCATGACATATGTGACTTTAAAGATTGTTAGGATATGATTCAAACTTTTAAATATGTGAAATTTTTAGATTAATTGACCGTGCAAAAAATCTTCACATTATTAGCAAATaccaattaaatttataaataaatttgtacaataaatttattattttgatgtaattttttCTTGACTAATCTATTCTTATATtgtagatttaaatatttattttgatagtaAAACTACCACTTTCTCaactaatttactttttatattatctttctcCTCTGATTATTTGGTGATCCCCAAACACAACTTATCagaatataattgatttttgaaaaatttataattattttaaatttaaatcattattaTATGAGTATGTTactatctttaaatttaaattagtttatacaTCAAATGTTGTCTTTAATCTTCTAAAAGCTAAGGATTCTCCGAAACCCAGTTGTCTGTCTTGTCAAGAGGTTACTCTCATCTCATTGCTCATAATCAAATCTCACTACATTAAAATCCTAGAGTGAATAAATGATGTCTAATTTTCTCCTCATTGCAAGATTAACTGCGTCATCATCATTCACACGCTACAAGAGCACCCATATCCCATTGGGTTCTCTGTTGCAACACAAACACACAgcttcactttttttcttcaattcatTCACTTCAGCTACCTCTTCTGATTCTGAATCAGATGGAAACCACCATAAAGGTGACACCTTTACTGTGTCGTACCTCATCAACTCATGTGGGGTGTCCCCAACACTGGCTAGGGAACTCTCCAACAGGGTCAATTTAAAAAACCCTAATGGCCCAAATGCTGTTCTTGATCTTCTCAACAACTATGGGTTCTCCAAAACACAGCTTGCAAAACTTGTGGTGAGACATCCTTTAGTGCTTGTTGCAAAAGCAAAGAAAACCCTTTTGCCTAAACTCAAGTTCTTTCGTTCTATTGGGGTCTCCGACACTGACATGCCAAAAATCCTGATTGCTAATCATTGTATCTTGGAGAGGAGCTTGGAAAAATGCCTCATCCCACGTTATGAGTTCCTAAAGAGTGTACTTTGTGATGATCGGGAAGTTGTTAGAGCTTTGAAAAGTTCCCCTCTTGGTTTTGTATATGGTGACTTAGTGAATGCCTTGGTTccaaacattaaaattttgagGCAATCTGGTGTGTCTCAGGCATCCATCTCTTTCCTACTGACCATTGCTCTGCCTGCAGCATATGTGGAGCATTCCAGATTTGTGGAAGCTGTGAAGACAGTTAAGGAAATTGGgtttagtcctttgaaaacaaattttgtCGTGGCTATTTCCGTGCTTACAACTATGAGGAAAACAGTCTGGAATTCAAGGTTTGAGGTTTATGAGAGTTGGGGCTGGAACCGTGAAATGGCTCTTCGAGCATTTAGAAAGTTTCCTGGTTTTATGAAGTTTTCAGGGGAGACGTTTACcaaaaaaatgagtttcctgGTGAAGGATATGGGTTGGCCATCTGAAGCTATTGCTGAATATCCTCAAGTTGTAGCATACAGCTTGGAGAAGAGAATTATCCCTAGATTCTCTGTTATcaaaatcttgaaatcaaaaggTCTGCTTGAGAAAAACATGCACTTTAGTTCCATTATTTGCACAGCTGAGGAAAAGTTTTTGGAGAAATTTGTCgtcaattttcagaaaattttgCCTTTCTTACCAGATGTTTACAGAGGTTTGATCAATCCTTCAAATGTATTGTAGTCTTTGAATGTTTTTACTGATATGGTTCTAAGttccaactttttttatttcaatactaAATTGAACTTGAGTTTAGCCTGCTTTCACATTTTGTGCCAACATTTTGAGTTGTATTGTTTTTAGGTAGAGGGACTTTTGGTCAGATTTATAGGATGATCCGATGCTGATTATTTAAACTAGTATATAAATCGCTTTACTGGTGATTTACAAGTTCAATAGcttggtttatttatttttgttgaaataaCAAAGCACATTAAAAGAAAGATGCTTTGTGTTGTAGGCCGGCCATAATTCTGATGAATTATATCTTTTTAGCAACAATTTCTACTTTATCTTGTTTTCTTCCACACGTGATAGGCATGTGCAATGCTAATACTTCAAACTACCATAAACTATATAGAATGTCTGGGAGGAAGCCTCCTGTTGTCTGTTAGAGCATGCAGAGGGGATCAATagctaaaatcaaatcaaattacaaattagtTGTGCTGCTATGACCattctttataaataaatactgTAAAGATGTCGTACAATTTAATAATCTTCCTTTACTTAAACTTGTTACTATAGTGATACTGTTATGTCGTGGATACATTCAGCTTTGAACTTTTTGTCAACTACTGGTACTGTTGAtgctttatatattaatatattatcttaTGAGAGTAACCAGAAAGCAGGGGAAGGCTACCTTCATAATGTTTGTAATTGAAGTCAATTTAATGCTTCTATGTTTCTTCAATGAAGATATCTAAGCACAATGTGCTGAGAGATTTAGTAGCATTAACTGTTATTGATGAAGATTgggatttttgttatttttctcttGTAGAATCATGCCATTAAGCTGATGGACAGGGTGCAAATTTATTTCCCTAAAATATTTGAAACTGCATTTAACTTAAGGGGCTGCTTCCATTATAAGCATTATGGACTTCGATACTCTCCTTTATTTGGATCTGATACTAATAATTGTATAATGTGATGAATTGTTTGGCCTTGGTAttttgaaagaagaaagaaataaaagggaaaaagattGAGGGATTGATTGGTGATCAACTGATCATATTATACAAGAGGAACATTCCATGTTTTTACTCAGATATGCTGACTATGTCATATTCTTATTCGATCTGGTgctttttatacaattttgtcGGTTTGTTAGGTATGATGATCATAATTTTGTTgcttttatggatgattttcatAAGATTTATAAGAGCAGGTAGGTTAATctgatatgatttttatttttgggggCTTAAATTCATGCATTGGAACTGAACTTTAAGCATAGTCAAATCGAAATGATAAGTTTATTTTGAGGCTTCCATTCAAGAAGAAACCTTTTATCTTTGGATAGAATTGGCTCTTTTCTATCTTCTGAGTTGTGTTAAGCAGAGAAGTTATCTTCACCAATATCATTTTGTTCGCAatcttattagtatttttttcctaatttccaGTGAGACAAGactgttgttgctgttgttgttgttgtatcctcttacaaattttCCTTTAcacctttaaatttaaaaacgcTTGTTACTTTCCCTCATTCTAATCAAatgcaacatatataatataaaatcatcaaaattacaatataaaattatatgtattatctcatttaatttaaaaatattttaaatgggaagctaaattatttgaaataaattagataTAAAGTGagaattatttgaaaatatgtcattttacaCAATCAATTACTTCTGCAATTTCTACTAAACACTTTTAATTTAGTCAAGTAGTTTGAGTTgtcaattttttaactttaagttAATTTATCCATTAATTTTTCTACACATATTCTCtgattctaataaaatataatttatttacaatataaaatcataaaactataatataaaatccaatcatattaaaataaaaaatcttaaaaaatgagaataaaataaaaaatatgatgctaatttttaagataataaattcaaaactaataatagattaaaaaatatacaacaaccaATTTCGAGTTatgatcaaataattaaatacgttaatttagttaattttacaCTTCAACCtattaaacaattaattttattaaatacttttattcaatctgaattttcaattaatcaactttttatattaatagaTGTATCAAGCATCgttagaaatgaaaataataaatcttatacatttattttaagatttaattattattttaatctctcAATTTGGAGCCatctttttttagtcttttaaatttaaatttatcttttttagttgCTGTTGCTCTATTTTGATCCCTTATAACAGAAAAACATCACAATAACATCACCTAAAGACCAATTGAAACAGTCAAGTGAGTGTGATGGATCGATGGAGTCGAGGCCCGAGTCGGTGAAAGGAAGGATCGGAGAGTGGGATCATAGCAATTGTTGTTGAGTTGGGAGACCTACTTGGCGACAAGTTGAAGCAAGTCCGTGAAGTCGGCTATGATGAGGCTTAAGAGAAACGACTCGTAAACAACTCAAAAACACAATGAACAGAGGAAGGAGAGACATCTGGAGAGATGAGCAGAGACATGATTGGAGAAGGGTGGGGGAGAGTATCTATCTTCTTCTTCACAAGATTATTGGAGGAACTTGTGGTCTATCTTTTGCAGGTGGGGGAAAGTGTGTGATTTATTTATcacaaacaaaagaaattgggtttgtaatgttagaaaaaaataatattaaataacatgATAATGTGACTCATGTAAATTAAGGGCCTAaacttgatttaataaaataaagggaCCTATTGACAAATATGAGAAGTTAATAAACTTCTGATAACTAACTTGATGGAAGTTTATTAATAAAAGGCAAAGGGTTTTATCTCTGCCATAAGAGTTTTTTCCTCTAATTACCCATTAAGAATGTgagaggaaaataaaagaaggaaagagatagattggGACAAAGAAGATTAAAAAACTTATGTCTTTCATGGATCAAGATAAGTTCTACTTACTTTT
This window harbors:
- the LOC100786641 gene encoding transcription termination factor MTERF2, chloroplastic; translated protein: MMSNFLLIARLTASSSFTRYKSTHIPLGSLLQHKHTASLFFFNSFTSATSSDSESDGNHHKGDTFTVSYLINSCGVSPTLARELSNRVNLKNPNGPNAVLDLLNNYGFSKTQLAKLVVRHPLVLVAKAKKTLLPKLKFFRSIGVSDTDMPKILIANHCILERSLEKCLIPRYEFLKSVLCDDREVVRALKSSPLGFVYGDLVNALVPNIKILRQSGVSQASISFLLTIALPAAYVEHSRFVEAVKTVKEIGFSPLKTNFVVAISVLTTMRKTVWNSRFEVYESWGWNREMALRAFRKFPGFMKFSGETFTKKMSFLVKDMGWPSEAIAEYPQVVAYSLEKRIIPRFSVIKILKSKGLLEKNMHFSSIICTAEEKFLEKFVVNFQKILPFLPDVYRGLINPSNVL